The Terriglobia bacterium genome has a segment encoding these proteins:
- a CDS encoding metallopeptidase family protein, translated as MDRECFVKLVEEVLEALPAEFRKRIHNLAVLVENRPPKRSSRKTRGSAQKAGFEKTARVVLGIYQGVPATKRSVFDPSAGPDRIVLYQKNIEEVCSNEAEIRHEVRQTVLHELGHYFGMDEAQLKDV; from the coding sequence ATGGATCGGGAATGCTTCGTCAAGCTCGTGGAGGAAGTACTGGAGGCACTTCCGGCGGAGTTTCGTAAACGGATACATAACCTCGCTGTTCTAGTCGAAAACCGACCACCCAAACGATCATCGAGAAAAACACGCGGGAGTGCTCAGAAGGCTGGCTTCGAGAAGACTGCTCGTGTGGTCTTAGGAATCTATCAAGGCGTCCCAGCTACCAAGAGGAGTGTGTTTGACCCATCCGCTGGGCCAGACCGCATCGTCCTCTACCAGAAGAACATCGAGGAGGTCTGCTCCAATGAAGCCGAAATCCGTCACGAGGTCAGGCAGACAGTCCTCCACGAACTGGGGCATTATTTCGGGATGGACGAGGCCCAACTGAAGGATGTCTAG
- a CDS encoding VWA domain-containing protein: protein MNCTRKTRTAVCSLAFLLCILLLLPGPFLAAQTQTSPPRPAPASPPPPQQEDVQTRIRVTTSLVVVPVIVKDAAGRIVPDLTRDEFRVLEDDVEQHIDVFSSDPFPLSVVILIDNDLENRVAEQVAATLPTLAAGFSRNDEVCVARFDQFFYPGKGFTSDPDVLLTQLQRVTVRSSPAPAPAGGPLGSGPKINGIPAPGASQIPPSARILKGQPTKAVDDAVYAAAQLLKDRGRDRRKLIFLISDGVNSKHNSMSFDDTVRSLLTAGISVYGVGVGNAFFNRRLTTLSKFAHATGGDVFYAAQREEMERLYSAVSEEARNQYTLAYTPRGTDRSLDYHSIEIRVKRPGLSILARDGYFVGLP from the coding sequence ATGAATTGTACACGCAAAACTCGCACCGCCGTCTGCAGCCTCGCCTTCCTGTTGTGCATTCTGCTCCTGCTCCCGGGACCTTTCCTGGCGGCCCAGACCCAGACTTCCCCGCCGCGCCCCGCCCCGGCGAGCCCGCCTCCCCCGCAGCAGGAGGATGTGCAGACGCGCATCCGCGTTACTACCAGCCTCGTCGTCGTCCCGGTCATCGTCAAGGACGCCGCAGGCCGTATCGTCCCCGATTTGACCCGCGACGAATTTCGGGTCTTGGAGGACGACGTCGAACAGCACATTGACGTCTTCTCAAGCGACCCCTTCCCGCTCTCTGTCGTCATCCTGATTGACAACGACCTCGAGAACCGCGTCGCCGAACAGGTCGCCGCCACGCTCCCCACGCTGGCCGCGGGCTTCAGCCGCAATGACGAGGTCTGCGTCGCCCGCTTCGACCAGTTTTTCTACCCGGGCAAGGGCTTCACCTCGGATCCCGACGTCCTCCTCACCCAGCTCCAGCGCGTCACCGTCAGAAGCTCCCCTGCTCCCGCTCCCGCCGGCGGGCCTCTCGGTTCCGGCCCCAAGATCAACGGTATCCCCGCGCCCGGCGCTTCGCAGATTCCGCCTTCGGCCAGGATCCTCAAGGGCCAGCCCACCAAGGCCGTGGACGACGCCGTCTATGCCGCCGCCCAGTTGCTCAAGGACCGCGGCCGCGACCGCCGCAAGCTCATCTTCCTCATCTCCGACGGCGTCAATTCCAAGCACAACTCCATGAGCTTCGACGACACGGTGCGCTCCCTGCTCACCGCGGGCATCTCCGTCTATGGCGTTGGCGTCGGCAACGCTTTCTTCAACCGCCGCCTTACCACGCTTTCGAAATTCGCCCATGCCACCGGCGGCGACGTTTTCTACGCGGCGCAGCGCGAGGAGATGGAGCGCCTGTACTCCGCCGTTTCCGAAGAGGCCCGCAACCAGTACACCCTCGCCTACACCCCTCGCGGCACCGACCGCTCCCTCGACTACCACTCCATCGAAATCCGCGTGAAGCGCCCCGGCCTCTCCATTCTCGCTCGCGACGGTTATTTTGTCGGTTTGCCATAG
- a CDS encoding VWA domain-containing protein, with product MHRAKNWMWIAMLSLGGGLLAWTAGAQEPIAQAPVIRTQVNLVNVFATVRDKNKRIVTDLKQDNFRVFEDNKEEKIAFFSRETALPVTLGLLIDTSGSESNRLGAEQEAASRFLNRVLRKGDLAMEISFDTDVDLLSDFTDDRGQLERGIQRARINAPSGGGINPGPIPQSQTGGTHFYDAVYLACTDKLATEAGRKALVIITDAFDEGSKLRVEEAIEAAQRTDTVIHILLVHDPGYPTGAGIAKKITEETGGRLIDVYSEKRLEEAFDQISEELRSQYTLGYYPSNTNHDGKYRKIKIEMSSKDLKVLARKGYYAPKS from the coding sequence ATGCACAGGGCAAAGAACTGGATGTGGATCGCGATGCTGTCTCTCGGGGGAGGACTGCTGGCCTGGACCGCGGGGGCGCAGGAGCCCATCGCGCAGGCGCCGGTGATCCGCACACAGGTGAACCTGGTCAACGTGTTTGCGACGGTGCGGGACAAGAACAAGCGCATCGTGACGGACCTGAAACAGGACAATTTCCGGGTCTTCGAGGACAACAAGGAAGAGAAGATCGCGTTCTTCTCCCGGGAAACGGCGTTGCCGGTGACCCTGGGGCTGCTGATCGACACCAGCGGCAGCGAAAGCAACCGGCTGGGCGCGGAGCAGGAAGCGGCGTCGCGATTTTTGAACCGGGTGCTGCGCAAGGGCGACCTGGCCATGGAGATCAGCTTTGACACGGACGTGGACCTGCTCTCGGACTTTACCGACGACCGCGGGCAACTGGAGCGCGGGATCCAGCGGGCCCGGATCAACGCGCCGAGCGGCGGGGGCATCAACCCCGGGCCGATCCCGCAAAGCCAGACCGGGGGTACGCATTTCTATGACGCGGTGTACCTGGCATGCACGGACAAGCTGGCCACGGAAGCGGGGCGCAAGGCGCTGGTGATCATCACCGACGCGTTCGACGAGGGGAGCAAGCTGCGCGTGGAGGAAGCCATCGAAGCGGCGCAGCGCACGGATACGGTCATCCACATTCTGCTGGTGCACGATCCGGGTTATCCGACCGGCGCGGGAATCGCGAAGAAGATCACGGAAGAGACGGGCGGACGGCTGATCGACGTGTACAGCGAGAAGCGGCTGGAAGAGGCGTTCGATCAGATTTCGGAAGAATTGCGCAGCCAGTACACGCTGGGCTACTACCCGAGCAACACCAACCATGACGGGAAGTACCGCAAGATCAAGATCGAGATGAGCAGCAAAGACCTGAAGGTGCTGGCGCGCAAGGGATATTACGCGCCGAAGAGCTAG
- a CDS encoding VWA domain-containing protein: MMRRKALPLLLLAALLTAAGTSAQQPTPPPPPPQEPAPQRSAQAITREINLVDVLFTVLNRRNKLVADLDKDSFRVFDDGKPQDIRYFSRQTDLPLRIGMLLDTSNSIRERIQFEKDAAVGFLYNVLRRGKDQSFVMTFDDRPYVLQGFTEDAGRLRDEIMKMKAGGGTAVYDAIYAACSNELSHPPRPPGDQPDVVRRVMILISDGEDNLSEHTRAEAIEMAQRTSVVIYTISTSTQWVSLSQTDPSKTGDRKFAKTDGDKILEDIAEETGGRAFFPYHVDDLDQSFQDIGDELRNQYSLAYNPTNYVANGKYHKIKIEVVDRKGLQVRARRGYYARVIDTTPGRPAAK, from the coding sequence ATGATGCGACGCAAAGCCCTTCCCCTGCTTCTCCTCGCGGCTCTCCTCACTGCGGCGGGCACTTCCGCCCAGCAGCCGACTCCGCCGCCTCCTCCGCCGCAGGAGCCCGCGCCGCAGCGCTCCGCCCAGGCCATCACTCGCGAGATCAACCTCGTCGACGTCCTCTTTACGGTCCTCAACCGCCGCAACAAGCTCGTCGCCGACCTCGACAAGGACAGCTTCCGCGTTTTCGACGACGGCAAGCCCCAGGACATCCGCTACTTCAGCCGCCAGACCGATCTGCCACTGCGCATCGGCATGCTGCTCGACACCTCCAACAGCATCCGCGAGCGCATCCAGTTTGAAAAGGACGCCGCCGTCGGCTTCCTCTACAACGTCCTGCGCCGCGGCAAGGACCAGTCCTTCGTCATGACCTTCGACGACCGCCCCTACGTCCTGCAGGGCTTCACCGAGGACGCCGGGCGGCTGCGCGACGAAATCATGAAGATGAAGGCCGGTGGCGGCACCGCCGTCTACGACGCCATCTACGCAGCCTGCAGCAACGAACTCAGCCACCCCCCGCGCCCCCCCGGCGACCAGCCCGACGTCGTCCGCCGCGTCATGATCCTCATCAGCGACGGCGAGGACAATCTCTCCGAACATACCCGCGCCGAAGCCATCGAAATGGCCCAGCGCACCAGCGTGGTCATCTATACCATCAGCACCAGCACGCAGTGGGTCTCCCTCAGCCAGACCGACCCCTCCAAGACCGGCGATCGCAAGTTTGCCAAGACCGACGGCGACAAAATCCTCGAGGATATCGCCGAAGAGACCGGCGGCCGCGCCTTCTTCCCCTATCACGTCGACGATCTCGACCAGTCCTTCCAGGATATCGGCGACGAGCTCCGCAACCAGTATTCGCTCGCCTACAACCCCACCAACTACGTGGCCAACGGCAAGTATCACAAGATCAAAATCGAGGTGGTGGACCGCAAGGGCCTACAGGTCCGCGCTCGCCGCGGCTACTACGCCCGCGTGATCGACACCACTCCCGGCAGGCCCGCCGCAAAATAG
- a CDS encoding RluA family pseudouridine synthase: MKKQFLVASEDAGLRLDRYLAARIPELSRTRIQELIEAGLVRVNGAPAKGALRLRGAERVEIEPQPRPVPHAAPESIPLEILYEDDDLLVVNKPAGMIVHAGAGHPSGTLVNALLGRGQALSKGGGILRPGIVHRLDKDTSGAIIVAKNDFAHARLSDIFQRREISKTYVALVEGQLSQEHGRIEMAIGRDLRQRTRMSARKKTAGRSREARTDWRVLARVGGCTLVEVQLHTGRTHQIRVHFSALRHPVVGDTLYGAERCEHVGKTELPALGRNFLHAARLVFAHPRTGETLDVRAPLPEALRGYLRQLAAAAGEDPRRLDAQLDAAH; the protein is encoded by the coding sequence ATGAAAAAGCAATTCCTCGTCGCCTCCGAAGACGCGGGCCTCCGCCTCGACCGCTACCTTGCCGCCCGCATCCCAGAGCTCAGCCGCACCCGCATCCAGGAGCTGATTGAAGCCGGCCTGGTCCGTGTCAACGGCGCTCCCGCCAAAGGCGCTCTGCGCCTGCGCGGCGCCGAGCGCGTGGAGATCGAACCACAGCCCCGCCCCGTCCCGCACGCCGCGCCAGAATCCATCCCCCTCGAAATCCTTTACGAAGACGACGATCTGCTCGTGGTCAACAAGCCCGCGGGCATGATCGTGCACGCCGGCGCCGGCCACCCCAGCGGCACCCTCGTCAACGCCCTCCTCGGCCGCGGCCAGGCCCTCTCCAAGGGCGGCGGCATCCTTCGCCCGGGCATCGTCCATCGTCTCGACAAGGACACCTCCGGCGCCATCATTGTCGCCAAAAACGATTTCGCCCACGCCCGCCTCAGCGACATCTTCCAGCGCCGCGAAATCTCCAAGACCTACGTGGCCCTCGTCGAGGGCCAGCTCTCCCAGGAGCACGGCCGCATCGAGATGGCCATCGGCCGCGACCTCCGCCAGCGCACGCGCATGAGCGCCCGCAAGAAGACCGCCGGCCGCTCCCGCGAGGCCCGCACCGACTGGCGCGTCCTGGCCCGCGTCGGCGGCTGCACTCTAGTCGAAGTGCAACTGCACACGGGCAGAACGCATCAGATTCGGGTACACTTCTCCGCGCTGCGCCATCCCGTCGTGGGGGACACGCTGTACGGCGCGGAGCGCTGCGAGCATGTCGGCAAGACGGAGCTGCCCGCGCTGGGCCGCAATTTCCTGCACGCCGCGCGCCTGGTCTTCGCGCATCCGCGCACCGGCGAGACCCTCGACGTGCGCGCCCCGCTGCCGGAAGCGCTGCGCGGCTATCTGCGGCAGCTCGCCGCGGCCGCCGGCGAAGACCCGCGGCGGCTGGACGCACAACTGGACGCCGCGCATTGA
- the lspA gene encoding signal peptidase II, producing MTFTSRLRWLWLTLAVVLADRATKAWFETQTPEGYRHELFPHFVYLVHSRNPGIAFGMFSGTASPWLRVALIAGSLVVIGALAWFLVADRSSGRLSAAGLALLLGGATGNLTDRIVHGAVTDFLEVWLGTYHWPAFNVADSAITIGAALVLLDAFFGGRRPAPETARKHPG from the coding sequence ATGACGTTTACTTCCCGCCTCCGCTGGCTCTGGCTCACCCTCGCGGTGGTTCTCGCCGACCGCGCCACCAAGGCCTGGTTCGAGACCCAGACGCCCGAAGGCTACCGCCACGAGCTTTTCCCCCACTTTGTCTATCTCGTGCACAGCCGCAATCCCGGCATCGCCTTCGGCATGTTCTCCGGCACCGCCTCGCCCTGGCTGCGCGTCGCCCTCATCGCCGGCTCCCTCGTGGTCATTGGCGCGCTCGCCTGGTTTCTCGTCGCCGACCGCAGCAGCGGCCGCCTCTCCGCCGCGGGCCTGGCATTGCTCCTCGGCGGCGCCACCGGCAACCTCACCGACCGCATTGTCCATGGCGCGGTCACCGACTTCCTCGAAGTCTGGCTGGGCACCTATCACTGGCCCGCCTTCAACGTCGCCGATTCCGCCATCACCATCGGCGCCGCCCTGGTCCTCCTCGACGCCTTCTTCGGCGGCAGACGCCCCGCACCGGAAACCGCGCGGAAACATCCCGGATGA
- the ileS gene encoding isoleucine--tRNA ligase, translating to MADPLELKKTINLPRTDFPMKAGLPLNEPRQLAAWQQVHLYEQILAARKDRPLFVLHDGPPYPTGTIHLGTGLNKILKDMIVKSKNMAGFQAPYIPGWDCHGLPIETQVEKELGGKGKVAPAEFRRLCREYATRYVDQHRRDFKRLGVFGRWEEPYLTMSNQYEATIAGAFLDFIEKGYVYRGRKPVYWCIHDRTALAEAEVEYEDHVSPSVWVKFAVVDGRKGGTEAIGKEVSAIIWTTTPWTLPHNRGLAFHPDFEYAIVETERGVFLLAAERVAAFQIECGIREARVRATYKGRDLEGVHFQHPFLPLEVPGVLADYVTLDQGSGIVHTAPGHGADDFFTGQRYGLETHAPLDDQGVFLEGLPEYKGKDVFAANPVIVKLLGARGALLGHAEYKHSYPHCWRCHNPVIFRATEQWFIKMDQAAHGSSKTLRQEALEEIHRVKWIPSWGEERIHEMIAERPDWCVSRQRFWGVPIIVFFCAACGKQLADFAALRNVVKWFEKEGADAWYRHSPEELLPAGTTCSCGAAQWKKENDILDVWFDSGSSHLAVLTGKGEWPADVYLEGPDQYRGWFHSSLLIGVGVKHHSPYRQVVTHGWTLDEHGRPMSKSLGNVVLPSEICEKWGADLLRLWVASQEYQSDVKMSDRVMTQLSEAYRKIRNTFRFALGNLGGFDPSRDALPNEQLEEIDRWMLERTAELVQKCREWYDAYEFHRVYHAIHDYCVVDLSAFYFDVLKDRLYTKAPRSASRRSAQTAIYKIASALTRLLTPILVFTAEEIWQYLPKQPGEPSSVHIALFPEAAALASGISKEAAEKWAQLARARAAVLVALEQARAAKQIGGSLEAKVILHAAGEAAALQKLLEEKHAELPALFIVSQAVVAAAAPEGAAASELLPALAIKIERADGKKCERCWNYSTHVGENARYPAVCERCTEALAEIEGQGPASVAVT from the coding sequence ATGGCCGACCCGCTCGAACTGAAAAAGACGATCAACCTGCCCAGGACCGACTTCCCCATGAAGGCCGGCCTGCCCCTCAACGAACCCAGGCAGCTGGCCGCCTGGCAGCAGGTCCATCTCTACGAGCAGATCCTTGCCGCCCGCAAGGACCGCCCCCTCTTCGTCCTGCACGACGGCCCCCCTTATCCCACCGGCACCATTCATCTCGGCACCGGTCTGAACAAGATCCTCAAGGACATGATCGTCAAGTCCAAGAACATGGCCGGCTTCCAGGCCCCCTACATCCCCGGCTGGGATTGCCACGGCCTGCCCATCGAGACCCAGGTGGAAAAGGAGCTCGGGGGCAAAGGAAAGGTTGCTCCGGCGGAATTCCGGCGCCTCTGCCGGGAATACGCCACGCGCTACGTCGATCAGCACCGCCGCGACTTCAAGCGCCTCGGCGTCTTCGGACGCTGGGAAGAACCCTACTTGACCATGAGCAATCAGTACGAGGCCACCATCGCCGGGGCCTTCCTCGACTTCATCGAAAAGGGCTACGTCTATCGCGGCCGCAAACCCGTTTACTGGTGCATCCACGACCGCACGGCGCTCGCCGAAGCCGAAGTCGAATACGAAGATCACGTCAGCCCCTCCGTGTGGGTGAAATTCGCTGTCGTCGACGGCCGCAAGGGCGGCACCGAAGCCATCGGCAAGGAAGTCAGCGCCATCATCTGGACCACTACCCCCTGGACGCTGCCCCACAACCGCGGTCTGGCCTTTCATCCCGATTTTGAATACGCCATCGTCGAGACCGAGCGCGGCGTCTTCCTCCTCGCCGCCGAGCGCGTTGCCGCTTTTCAGATCGAATGCGGCATTCGGGAAGCCAGGGTTCGCGCCACTTACAAGGGCCGCGACCTCGAAGGCGTGCATTTTCAGCATCCCTTCCTCCCCCTCGAGGTTCCCGGCGTTCTCGCCGACTACGTCACCCTCGATCAGGGCAGCGGCATCGTGCACACCGCGCCGGGCCACGGCGCCGACGACTTCTTCACCGGCCAGCGCTACGGCCTGGAGACTCACGCCCCGCTCGACGACCAGGGCGTCTTCCTCGAAGGCCTCCCCGAGTACAAGGGCAAGGATGTCTTCGCCGCCAACCCCGTTATCGTCAAGCTTCTCGGCGCGCGCGGCGCGCTGCTCGGCCATGCCGAGTACAAGCACAGCTACCCGCACTGCTGGCGCTGCCACAATCCCGTCATCTTCCGCGCCACCGAGCAGTGGTTCATCAAGATGGACCAGGCCGCGCACGGCTCTTCCAAAACCTTGCGCCAGGAAGCCCTCGAAGAGATCCATCGCGTCAAGTGGATCCCCTCCTGGGGCGAAGAGCGCATCCACGAGATGATCGCCGAGCGCCCCGACTGGTGCGTCTCCCGCCAGCGTTTCTGGGGCGTGCCCATCATCGTTTTCTTCTGCGCAGCCTGCGGCAAGCAGCTCGCGGATTTTGCCGCCCTGCGCAACGTCGTAAAGTGGTTCGAAAAAGAGGGCGCCGACGCCTGGTACCGCCACTCGCCGGAAGAGCTGCTCCCCGCCGGAACCACATGTTCCTGCGGCGCCGCCCAATGGAAAAAAGAGAACGACATCCTCGACGTGTGGTTCGATTCCGGCTCCTCGCACCTCGCCGTGCTTACCGGCAAGGGCGAATGGCCCGCCGACGTCTATCTCGAAGGCCCCGACCAGTATCGCGGCTGGTTCCACAGCTCGCTGCTCATCGGCGTCGGCGTCAAGCACCATTCGCCCTACCGCCAGGTGGTCACCCACGGCTGGACCCTCGACGAGCACGGCCGCCCCATGTCCAAATCCCTCGGCAATGTCGTCCTCCCCAGCGAGATCTGCGAGAAGTGGGGCGCCGACCTGCTGCGCCTGTGGGTCGCCTCCCAGGAATACCAGTCCGACGTGAAGATGTCCGACCGCGTCATGACCCAGCTCTCCGAGGCCTACCGCAAGATCCGCAACACCTTCCGCTTCGCTCTCGGCAATCTCGGAGGCTTCGATCCCTCGCGCGATGCTCTCCCCAACGAGCAGCTCGAGGAGATCGACCGCTGGATGCTCGAGCGCACCGCCGAGCTGGTCCAGAAGTGCCGCGAGTGGTACGACGCCTACGAATTCCACCGCGTCTATCACGCCATCCACGACTACTGCGTCGTGGACCTCAGCGCCTTCTATTTCGACGTCCTCAAGGACCGCCTGTACACCAAGGCCCCCCGGAGCGCTTCGCGGCGTTCCGCGCAGACCGCCATCTACAAGATCGCCAGCGCCCTCACGCGCCTGCTCACCCCCATCCTCGTCTTCACTGCTGAGGAGATCTGGCAATATCTGCCCAAGCAGCCCGGCGAACCCTCGAGCGTGCACATCGCCCTCTTCCCGGAAGCGGCCGCGCTGGCCTCCGGCATCAGCAAGGAAGCCGCCGAGAAGTGGGCGCAACTCGCGCGCGCCCGCGCCGCGGTGCTCGTCGCCCTCGAACAGGCCCGCGCCGCCAAGCAGATCGGCGGGTCGCTGGAAGCCAAAGTGATCCTGCACGCCGCAGGCGAAGCCGCCGCGCTGCAAAAGTTGCTCGAGGAAAAGCACGCGGAGCTCCCGGCGCTGTTCATCGTCTCCCAGGCCGTGGTCGCCGCCGCCGCGCCCGAGGGCGCGGCCGCGAGCGAACTGCTCCCTGCCCTGGCCATCAAGATCGAGCGCGCCGACGGCAAAAAATGCGAGCGCTGCTGGAACTACTCAACGCACGTGGGCGAGAACGCCCGCTACCCGGCCGTCTGCGAGCGCTGCACCGAAGCCCTCGCCGAAATCGAGGGACAGGGACCCGCAAGCGTAGCGGTAACCTGA
- a CDS encoding energy transducer TonB → MPRFGPPAHLILDNFWSNFRDFLLERPAKLGPARAGTPFRQMSFGGGVFENLKDFLSSKPALPRTAGTSRLEVNWGSGFGSFGQRVKEAFFPPQLPPLKVTSQPVKVKDIWSKDENFGRTQAISIGLHVAVILLLLVPIVGNMMPETTQANTKFDVTPLDISPYISKLPAGANKAGGGGGGGDRSHLPPTKGKAPRFAMTQFTPPSATIKNPHPKLPMDPALLGPPELKVANPVLSNYGDPLAATVNLSNGPGGGSGIGTGEGGGIGSGEGGGLGPGSGGGTGGGAFRAGVNGVGIPVCLYCPDPQYSEEARKAKYMGSVVLQVIITADGRATNITVVKGPGLGLEEEAIKAVKGWRFKPAVGPSGKPVPVIVPIEVTFRLF, encoded by the coding sequence GTGCCTCGGTTCGGACCGCCCGCCCATCTGATCCTCGACAACTTCTGGTCCAATTTCCGCGATTTCCTGCTGGAGCGTCCGGCGAAGCTAGGGCCGGCGCGCGCGGGCACACCCTTCCGGCAGATGAGCTTCGGTGGCGGGGTCTTCGAGAATCTCAAGGATTTTCTGAGCAGCAAGCCGGCGCTGCCGCGGACGGCGGGCACGAGCCGGCTGGAAGTGAACTGGGGCTCGGGTTTCGGCAGCTTCGGACAGCGGGTGAAGGAAGCGTTCTTCCCGCCGCAGTTGCCGCCGCTGAAGGTGACCAGCCAGCCGGTCAAGGTCAAGGACATCTGGTCAAAGGACGAGAATTTCGGGCGCACCCAGGCGATTTCCATCGGGCTGCACGTCGCGGTGATCCTGCTGCTGCTGGTGCCGATCGTCGGCAACATGATGCCGGAAACCACGCAGGCCAACACGAAATTTGATGTCACGCCGCTGGACATCTCTCCCTACATTTCGAAGCTGCCCGCGGGCGCAAACAAGGCCGGCGGTGGCGGTGGCGGAGGCGACCGCTCGCACCTGCCGCCGACGAAGGGCAAGGCGCCGCGCTTTGCCATGACGCAGTTCACGCCACCCTCGGCGACAATCAAGAACCCGCATCCCAAGCTGCCGATGGACCCTGCGTTGCTGGGACCGCCGGAATTGAAGGTGGCGAATCCGGTGCTCTCGAATTACGGGGATCCGCTGGCGGCCACGGTGAATCTCTCGAATGGGCCGGGCGGGGGCAGCGGTATCGGGACGGGAGAAGGCGGCGGGATCGGCTCGGGTGAAGGCGGGGGGCTGGGCCCCGGCTCGGGCGGCGGCACGGGCGGCGGAGCGTTTCGCGCCGGAGTGAACGGCGTCGGGATTCCCGTGTGCCTGTATTGCCCGGACCCGCAGTATTCGGAAGAGGCGCGCAAGGCCAAGTATATGGGCTCCGTCGTGCTGCAGGTGATCATCACCGCGGACGGCCGGGCCACGAACATCACCGTCGTGAAGGGCCCCGGACTGGGCCTGGAAGAAGAAGCGATCAAGGCCGTGAAGGGCTGGCGCTTCAAGCCGGCCGTGGGACCGAGCGGCAAACCCGTGCCGGTGATCGTACCGATCGAAGTCACCTTCCGGCTCTTCTAA
- a CDS encoding DUF1203 domain-containing protein: MAIPTRTVNAVRTTLRSPGYGHPAHTETASGHGPCRHCLRTFTVGVDRRILFTYDPFEEIERLPLPGPVFIHAEACDRYPEDAGFPEDLRSHPLTLNAYGRGRRLLAREFVTDGRLEGVVEELFTRVDVDYIQVRDTEAGCYDFRIEREDRPMTGR, from the coding sequence GTGGCCATTCCGACAAGAACGGTGAACGCCGTGCGTACGACGCTGCGCTCGCCCGGTTATGGGCACCCAGCGCATACCGAGACAGCCAGCGGACACGGGCCGTGCCGGCATTGCCTGCGCACATTCACTGTCGGTGTTGACCGCCGAATTCTGTTTACCTATGACCCTTTCGAAGAGATCGAGCGTCTTCCCCTGCCGGGGCCTGTTTTCATACATGCCGAAGCCTGCGACCGTTATCCAGAGGATGCCGGCTTTCCGGAGGACCTGCGCTCGCATCCGCTGACGCTCAACGCCTATGGCCGCGGCCGGCGGCTTCTGGCGCGGGAGTTCGTGACGGATGGCAGGCTCGAAGGGGTTGTCGAAGAGCTATTCACACGTGTGGATGTGGATTACATTCAGGTTCGTGACACAGAGGCGGGATGCTACGACTTCCGGATTGAGCGTGAGGATCGTCCGATGACCGGCCGATGA
- a CDS encoding ABC transporter ATP-binding protein — protein sequence MAFLHKARRNDSFCDREAVNSPEEKSADSVFHVHGITKIYRMGEVEVPALCGVDLDLYPGEFVVLLGPSGSGKSTLLNILGGLDVPSSGEVFYRDHNLTTADTEELTRYRREHVGFVFQFYNLIPSLTALENTALVTEIAENPMDPEECLRMVGLGDRLQHFPAQLSGGEQQRVAIARAVVKRPEVLLCDEPTGALDYATGKLVLDVLERVNRELHTITVVITHNAAIAAMADRVIRISSGRIVEIRRNEKKATPAELAW from the coding sequence ATGGCCTTCCTGCACAAAGCCCGCCGCAACGACTCTTTCTGTGACCGCGAAGCGGTCAACTCTCCCGAAGAAAAGAGCGCCGATTCCGTCTTTCACGTACACGGGATCACCAAGATCTACCGCATGGGCGAAGTGGAAGTGCCGGCGCTGTGCGGCGTGGACCTGGACCTTTATCCCGGGGAGTTCGTGGTGCTGCTGGGGCCGTCGGGGAGCGGGAAATCGACACTGCTGAATATCCTGGGCGGACTGGACGTGCCGAGCAGCGGCGAAGTCTTCTACCGCGACCACAATCTCACCACCGCGGACACCGAGGAGCTGACGCGCTACCGGCGCGAACACGTCGGCTTCGTCTTCCAGTTCTACAACCTGATACCGAGCCTGACGGCGCTGGAGAACACGGCGCTGGTGACGGAGATCGCGGAAAACCCGATGGACCCGGAAGAGTGTCTGCGGATGGTGGGGTTGGGCGACCGGTTGCAGCACTTTCCGGCGCAGCTTTCCGGCGGGGAACAGCAGCGCGTGGCCATTGCGCGGGCAGTGGTGAAGCGGCCGGAGGTACTGCTGTGCGACGAGCCCACCGGGGCGCTGGACTACGCCACGGGCAAGCTGGTGCTGGACGTGCTGGAGCGCGTGAACCGCGAGTTGCACACGATCACCGTGGTGATCACGCACAACGCCGCCATCGCGGCGATGGCCGACCGCGTGATCCGCATCAGCAGCGGGCGCATCGTGGAGATCCGGCGCAACGAGAAGAAGGCTACGCCGGCGGAGCTGGCGTGGTGA